A window of the Fusarium poae strain DAOMC 252244 chromosome 3, whole genome shotgun sequence genome harbors these coding sequences:
- the PUP2 gene encoding proteasome component pup2 (MEROPS:MER0047611~BUSCO:43524at5125), with the protein MSIYSINTFSPEGRLFQVEYSLEAIKLGSTAIGVATSEGVILGVEKRVTSTLLETSSVEKIVEIDRHIGCAMSGLQADARSMVEHARVESQSHAFNYNEPLRVESCTQAICDLALRFGEGADGEETIMSRPFGVALLIAGFDEDGPQLFHAEPSGTFYRYDAKAIGSGSEGAQAELQNEYHKSLTLTDAETLVLKTLKQVMEEKLDAKNVQLASVTKEKGFRIYTDEEMATVVERLPAN; encoded by the exons ATGAGCATATATA GCATCAACACCTTCTCCCCCGAAGGCCGTCTCTTCCAGGTCGAATACTCTCTCGAGGCCATCAAGCTCGGCTCCACGGCCATCGGCGTAGCCACCTCCGAGGGTGTCATCCTCGGTGTCGAGAAGCGCGTTACCTCTACCCTCCTCGAGACATCCTCCGTCGAGAAGATTGTCGAGATCGACCGCCACATTGGCTGCGCCATGTCGGGCCTCCAGGCCGATGCCCGCTCCATGGTTGAGCATGCCCGAGTCGAGAGCCAGTCCCACGCCTTCAACTACAACGAGCCCCTCCGTGTTGAGAGCTGCACACAGGCTATTTGCGATCTTGCCTTGCGGTTCGGCGAGGGTGCTGACGGAGAGGAGACCATCATGAGTCGTCCTTTCGGCGTTGCTCTACTCATTGCTGGCTTTGATGAGGATGGTCCTCAGCTGTTCCACGCTGAGCCCAGTGGTACCTTTTACCGCTACGACGCCAAGGCCATCGGTTCTGGCTCAGAAGGTGCACAGGCTGAGCTCCAGAACGAATACCACAAG TCCTTGACTCTCACAGATGCTGAGACTCTTGTTCTCAAGACATTGAAGCAGGTGATGGAGGAAAAGTTGGACGCCAAGAACGTACAGTTGGCTAGCGTAACCAAGGAGAAAGGCTTCAGAATATACACAGACGAGGAGATGGCCACAGTCGTGGAGCGGCTGCCAGCCAACTAA
- a CDS encoding hypothetical protein (TransMembrane:1 (o776-796i)~BUSCO:4945at5125): protein MDRDQATPASVPANQKAPADSNQQDDGRDDPDRKRNNIRKRTKTGCLTCRKRRIKCDEGRPICNNCIKSKRQCEGYNQRVIFKHPMGTIQGGPYGPAYYPHGSAHLVGNLQPKPHSQGLLPTIAPKPPSFDYNGHQPAPYGHYTHGQGAVQTSPNPYDFNSPAASHPYGHANGMMPPEPPIAYNRAPQDPRDQYGMLPLNGQYGPPYAIAGQTDPLAPKKGTMDMDRTESDPNIDYEDLDIAEDDASMGESDDDTQDPRQVLEPVMKQFNGTWDTNGTRVRTFSTFAQCNILSDYTASARITELKDPVMLQIFMHFIQVTGPSMSLYERHPFDHTGENSFDPTPKGANNLWSYTFPVISLNHPALLHSMLALGALQIAKLQNIPATAAMKHYHLAIRRIARNVNTPLRRTQPATIAATLLLSYFEVWSSDHTKWCNHLLGARILFSEIPLRDMSKKFLPVKRFKQAEKDAQNQNQMDSFFPGLSIPSQSELNDHDYDLLQTISGQNITAENYGLGENQGIDLSNSVTDRDIEHYENVRDLFWWYCKMDVYQSMLAGTRLFMNYESWSQCPPRAPISKLEAIYGSYDHLMLLLGRLADFSSKDIARKKRASQARGPPPGAPGSSPPPFNGIVPTDGNFQVPRGFTPPKETSPQSDSTEETDLDESHRIALHEWESIKRGFEAYESKLGPEFQPLKPEFSDKRDSPFGMTMQYRTFSVAGIWMNFYMGMINLVRCHPSMPPAAMQAAGMAAPQTGPYSNKLGRIAAGLSEDVSQATEITTLVSAAFIESCFCLFVAAIEYRDEKQRHWVIRHLRDITRLTGWQSAERIATGCESSWMKAAQLGRGPPYIRAPETEPVPVARWQAPRQIDRFIQEVETGEIRRQIHVPKAERAQFALGLLSVERDFEALDLKDDD from the exons ATGGATAGGGACCAGGCTACACCTGCTTCTGTACCTGCCAACCAAAAGGCTCCTGCAGATTCAAATCAGCAAGATGACGGGAGGGACGACCCGGATCGGAAAAGGAATAACATTCGCAAAAGAACAAAAACGGGGTGCTTGA CTTGCCGCAAGCGCAGAATAAAATGTGACGAAGGAAGACCGATATGCAACAACTGTATCAAATCCAAGCGACAATGCGAGGGTTACAACCAGCGAGTCATCTTCAAACACCCAATGGGCACGATACAAGGAGGCCCTTATGGCCCTGCTTATTATCCTCACGGGTCTGCGCACCTTGTTGGCAACTTACAACCAAAACCGCACTCGCAAGGTCTTTTACCTACGATTGCCCCCAAACCGCCTTCATTTGACTATAACGGGCACCAACCAGCACCATACGGGCATTATACTCATGGGCAAGGGGCTGTACAAACGTCCCCAAACCCATACGACTTCAACTCTCCGGCGGCTTCCCATCCATATGGCCATGCCAATGGAATGATGCCCCCCGAACCCCCAATAGCTTACAACAGGGCACCACAAGATCCCCGAGACCAGTATGGTATGCTTCCTCTTAATGGGCAATACGGTCCACCTTATGCAATTGCTGGTCAGACGGACCCCTTGGCTCCCAAGAAGGGAACGATGGATATGGATAGAACAGAATCTGATCCAAACATCGATTATGAAGACCTCGACATAGCGGAGGACGACGCCTCAATGGGTGAATCAGACGATGACACACAAGACCCTCGACAAGTTCTCGAACCTGTGATGAAGCAATTTAATGGAACATGGGACACGAACGGCACCAGAGTTAGAACCTTTTCGACGTTCGCCCAATGCAACATTCTGTCTGATTACACAGCTTCAGCCAGAATAACGGAACTCAAGGACCCTGTTATGTTGCAAATTTTCATGCACTTCATCCAAGTCACAGGCCCGAGTATGTCACTATATGAGAGACATCCTTTTGATCATACCGGCGAGAATTCATTCGATCCTACCCCGAAAGGTGCCAACAATTTATGGAGCT ACACATTCCCTGTCATATCTCTGAATCACCCCGCACTACTTCACTCTATGCTTGCCTTGGGTGCTTTGCAGATAGCCAAGTTACAAAACATACCAGCCACAGCCGCGATGAAACACTACCACCTGGCGATCCGAAGAATAGCTAGGAATGTTAACACGCCCTTGAGACGAACACAGCCTGCAACGATAGCTGCGACACTATTATTGTCATACTTTGAGGTTTGGTCATCAGACCATACAAAGTGGTGCAATCACCTTTTGGGAGCGCGGATCTTGTTCAGCGAAATACCTCTCAGGGACATGTCGAAGAAATTCCTCCCGGTCAAGCGTTTTAAGCAGGCTGAAAAGGATGCACAAAACCAGAACCAAATGGACAGCTTCTTCCCTGGTCTAAGCATACCATCACAGAGTGAACTCAACGATCACGACTACGATCTTTTACAAACAATTTCAGGCCAGAACATTACGGCAGAAAACTATGGACTCGGCGAAAATCAAGGTATTGATCTATCGAATTCGGTGACTGACAGAGATATCGAGCACTACGAGAATGTGCGGGATCTATTCTGGTGGTACTGCAAGATGGACGTGTATCAAAGCATGCTGGCTGGCACCAGACTTTT CATGAACTACGAGTCTTGGTCTCAGTGCCCACCCCGAGCACCAATATCGAAACTTGAAGCGAT ATATGGATCATATGATCATTTGATGCTACTACTAGGCAGACTTGCAGATTTTTCTTCCAAAGACATTGCGCGAAAGAAGCGAGCGAGTCAAGCTAGAGGTCCGCCTCCAGGAGCCCCAGGAAGTTCACCACCGCCGTTCAATGGCATTGTTCCTACAGACGGGAACTTTCAGGTCCCTAGAGGTTTCACGCCACCAAAGGAGACATCGCCTCAAAGCGATTCTACAGAAGAAACGGACTTGGATGAAAGCCATCGTATCGCTTTGCATGAATGGGAGTCCATCAAGCGAGGATTCGAGGCATATGAAAGCAAGCTGGGACCAGAGTTCCAGCCACTGAAACCTGAGTTTTCAGACAAGCGAGACTCACCATTTGGGATGACTATGCAATATCGAACGTTTTCTGTAGCAGGAATCTGGATGAACTTCTACATGGGCATGATCAACCTTGTTCGCTGTCATCCCTCCATGCCTCCTGCAGCAATGCAGGCGGCTGGCATGGCAGCACCTCAGACGGGCCCATACTCAAACAAGCTGGGTCGAATAGCAGCTGGTTTGTCGGAAGACGTTTCGCAGGCGACAGAAATCACCACTCTTGTCAGTGCTGCATTTATTGAAAGCTGCTTCTGCCTTTTTGTGGCAGCGATAGAG TATCGAGATGAGAAACAACGCCATTGGGTGATACGCCACTTGCGCGACATCACTCGATTGACAGGATGGCAATCAGCAGAGCGTATCGCCACGGGATGCGAGTCTTCTTGGATGAAGGCCGCGCAACTTGGTCGTGGACCTCCTTACATCCGGGCCCCAGAAACCGAACCAGTGCCTGTCGCAAGGTGGCAGGCACCACGCCAAATCGACCGCTTCATTCAAGAAGTTGAGACTGGCGAAATCCGACGTCAGATTCATGTTCCCAAGGCCGAGCGAGCTCAGTTTGCACTAGGTCTACTCAGTGTTGAAAGAGACTTTGAGGCTCTCGATCTTAAGGATGACGATTGA
- a CDS encoding hypothetical protein (BUSCO:35663at5125): protein MFAVPGWSVPSDGLKAEAPSKNNSAPGTKSKKRKRNNAASAQENVDSSTVADLWESVIEGKKPEKQQQQKSEQSAKRQKKQGKGKKTEDEKPEESKEAVAAIATEGEAQPKPKKDRKQKQKQKSGEESAETTKSHAEDAVVKAPLPPAPPKLTPLQASMREKLISARFRHLNETLYTRPSEEAFSLFDESPEMFDEYHEGFRRQVKVWPENPVDSFLKDIRARGKVRQQGKGKPGAPPTPLSKTPLPRTQQECTIADLGCGDARLAEALQKDGKKLRVNVKSYDLQSPSPLVTKADIANLPLADGSVNVAVFCLALMGTNWVDFIEEAYRILHWKGELWVAEIKSRFGPIRNKNAPVTHSVGNRKKNAVAGKKGKGKGADNDAEHDEDLAVEVDGVDDRRRETDVSAFVEVLKSRGFVLQGDREAIDLSNRMFVKMHFIKGASPTKGKHVKEQEAPRGKRPIIRRIDPIDAEPEVNEASVLKPCVYKIR, encoded by the coding sequence ATGTTTGCGGTTCCAGGATGGTCTGTTCCATCAGATGGCCTCAAGGCTGAAGCCCCTTCCAAAAACAACAGCGCGCCCGGCACAAAatccaagaagcgcaagcgcaacaacgccGCTTCTGCGCAGGAGAACGTCGACTCTTCAACAGTCGCGGATCTGTGGGAGTCTGTCATTGAGGGGAAGAAACCggagaagcagcagcagcaaaagTCTGAGCAGTCTGCTAAGCGTCAGAAGAAGCAGGGCAAGGGAAAGAAGACTGAGGATGAAAAGCCTGAGGAGAGTAAAGAGGCTGTCGCTGCCATTGCTACTGAGGGTGAGGCTCAGCCCAAGCCTAAGAAGGATaggaagcagaagcagaagcaaaaATCTGGAGAGGAATCAGCAGAAACTACCAAATCCCATGCAGAGGATGCTGTTGTAAAGGCACCTCTGCCTCCTGCTCCCCCCAAGCTCACTCCCCTCCAAGCTTCCATGAGAGAGAAGCTCATCTCAGCGCGTTTCCGACATCTCAATGAGACCCTCTACACTCGCCCCTCCGAAGAGGCCTTCAGCTTGTTCGATGAATCACCCGAGATGTTCGATGAGTACCACGAGGGTTTCCGTCGCCAGGTCAAGGTTTGGCCTGAGAACCCTGTTGACAGCTTCCTCAAAGACATTCGTGCGCGAGGCAAGGTCCGCCAgcaaggcaaaggcaaaCCTGGAGCTCCCCCCACGCCTCTCTCCAAGACACCACTGCCTCGCACGCAGCAAGAGTGCACAATTGCAGATCTCGGTTGTGGTGATGCTCGTCTTGCTGAGGCGCTTCAGAAAGACGGCAAGAAATTGCGCGTCAACGTCAAGAGCTACGATCTCCAGAGCCCAAGTCCTCTAGTCACCAAGGCTGATATCGCCAACTTGCCTCTTGCTGACGGTTCCGTCAACGTTGCCGTTTTCTGTCTCGCTCTTATGGGCACAAACTGGGTTGATTTTATCGAAGAGGCTTACCGTATTCTACACTGGAAAGGCGAGCTCTGGGTTGCTGAGATCAAGAGCCGTTTTGGTCCCATTCGAAACAAGAACGCCCCCGTGACCCACAGTGTTGGTAACCGCAAAAAGAACGCCGTTGCtggcaagaagggcaagggaAAGGGTGCCGATAACGATGCTGAGCACGACGAGGACTTGGCCGTCGAGGTGGACGGTGTAGATGATCGTCGCCGGGAGACCGATGTGTCAGCGTTCGTAGAAGTGCTCAAGTCGCGAGGCTTTGTCCTTCAGGGAGACCGAGAGGCGATTGATTTGTCCAACAGAATGTTTGTCAAGATGCACTTCATCAAGGGCGCATCGCCAACCAAGGGAAAGCATGTGAAAGAGCAGGAGGCTCCCAGGGGCAAGAGGCCAATCATCCGCAGGATAGATCCTATCGATGCAGAGCCAGAGGTCAACGAGGCCTCCGTCTTGAAACCTTGCGTCTACAAGATCAGGTAA
- the DDI1 gene encoding DNA damage-inducible protein 1 (MEROPS:MER0030081~BUSCO:38195at5125), translating to MEPSKSKTTPIYGLEAMEVAPQSSSQNQNQNKTAQPSLPRRGSGPSQSIAPASDYRRSSCVPRKQKQTKTNATMRITLNIFNPQAGEQDSLLTLEIFPDMTLATLRESIQAESTIPPTSQHIYHNGRLISDDTQTMEQLQIADGEMLALHVRDMRGSTGVPEQARRPQPRRQIRNEQDPELIRLQILGQPALRQQLQSQHPELASAVEDPARFAQIFLDSQNREQRERQERQREIERLNDDPFNIENQRKIEEMIRQERVMENLQNAMEHNPEVFGRVHMLYVDVEVNGHPVKAFVDSGAQATIMSPSCAEACGIMRLVDTRFAGVARGVGTANIIGRVHSAQIKIGNLFLPCSFTVMEGKSVDLLLGLDMLKRYQATIDLAKDKLCIQGEEVPFLGEAEIPKEEEAAAVQEPTLPGPDGTTIGQRSGAVVPPGQQQQPAPAQAAPPAQAPVPAPQSQSQPAAQPAAPRTNISPQAIESLVSMGATREQAIQALQAADGNPDVAASLIFF from the exons ATGGAACCCTCAAAATCGAAGACGACCCCAATCTATGGATTGGAAGCCATGGAAGTTGCCCCTCAGTCCTCCTcccaaaaccaaaaccaaaacaaaacagcccagcccagcctaCCTAGACGCGGAAGCGGCCCCTCACAATCCATAGCTCCAGCCAGTGACTACCGCCGAAGCTCATGTGTACCTAGGAAG CAGAAACAAACCAAGACAAACGCTACAAT GCGCATTACCCTCAACATATTTAACCCTCAGGCTGGGGAGCAGGACAGTCTGCTCACTCTCGAGATCTTTCCCGACATGACCCTGGCTACGCTCCGCGAATCTATCCAGGCCGAATCGACCATTCCTCCAACCTCACAACACATCTACCACAACGGCCGTCTGATCTCGGACGATACGCAAACAATGGAGCAGCTACAGATTGCTGATGGGGAGATGTTGGCCCTGCATGTTCGAGATATGAGAGGCAGCACCGGTGTACCGGAACAAGCCCGACGCCCTCAACCGAGGAGACAGATCAGAAATGAGCAGGATCCTGAACTCATTCGCCTCCAGATCCTTGGTCAGCCTGCCCTGAGACAGCAGCTTCAGTCCCAGCACCCCGAGCTGGCTTCCGCGGTTGAAGATCCCGCCCGCTTTGCACAGATCTTCCTCGACAGCCAGAATAGGGAGCAACGCGAGCGCCAGGAACGCCAACGGGAGATCGAAAGACTCAACGACGACCCTTTCAATATCGAGAACCAGAGGAAGATCGAAGAGATGATTCGACAAGAGCGAGTCATGGAGAACCTACAGAATGCTATGGAGCACAACCCCGAAG TGTTTGGCAGAGTCCACATGCTCTATGTTGATGTGGAGGTCAATGGGCACCCGGTTAAGGCCTTCGTGGATTCTGGTGCTCAAGCTACCATCATGTCTCCTTCATGTGCTGAGGCGTGCGGAATCATGAGACTTGTTGATACCCGCTTTGCCGGTGTCGCTCGTGGTGTCGGTACAGCCAATATCATTGGCCGTGTTCATTCTGCCCAGATCAAAATCGGAAATTTATTCTTACCCTGCAGTTTCACTGTCATGGAAGGCAAATCGGTTGATCTTttgcttggccttgatatGTTGAAACGGTACCAAGCTACCATCGATTTGGCCAAGGACAAGCTGTGCATTCAAGGTGAAGAGGTCCCTTTCTTGGGAGAGGCCGAGATTCccaaagaggaagaagcagcagctGTACAGGAACCGACTTTGCCCGGCCCTGATGGTACAACGATTGGACAGCGCTCTGGAGCCGTTGTGCCTCCTggccagcagcaacaaccgGCTCCGGCACAGGCCGCTCCGCCCGCACAAGCCCCAGTCCCTGCACCACAGTCCCAGTCCCAGCCGGCAGCTCAACCTGCTGCTCCGAGAACAAACATCTCACCACAAGCTATCGAGAGCCTGGTCTCGATGGGCGCAACTAGGGAACAAGCTATCCAAGCTCTTCAGGCTGCAGACGGCAACCCCGACGTTGCCGCCAGTTTGATTTTCTTCTAG
- the URA5 gene encoding orotate phosphoribosyltransferase (BUSCO:44329at5125), giving the protein MSQLSPYKQEFLQAAIAGEILKFGSFELKSKRISPYFFNAGLFHTARLAGAIATAFAKSISEAQKENGLDFDIIFGPAYKGIPLASSIAVKLGEIAPENLDRVSYSFDRKEAKDHGEGGNIVGAPLKGKKILIVDDVITAGTAKREAIDKIRKEGGIVVGIVVALDRMEKLPAIDGDETKPGPSAIGELRKEFDIPIFAILTLDDIIAGMKSFASEEDIKRTEEYRLKYKASD; this is encoded by the coding sequence ATGTCTCAACTCTCTCCCTACAAGCAAGAGTTCTTGCAGGCCGCCATCGCTGGCGAGATCCTCAAGTTCGGCAGCTTCGAGCTCAAGTCAAAGCGCATCTCGCCTTACTTCTTCAACGCCGGCCTCTTCCACACTGCCCGCCTTGCCGGTGCTATCGCTACTGCCTTTGCCAAGTCTATCTCCGAGGCCCAGAAAGAGAATGGTCTTGACTTCGACATCATCTTTGGCCCCGCTTACAAGGGAATTCCTTTGGCTTCTTCTATTGCTGTTAAGCTGGGCGAAATTGCCCCCGAGAACCTCGACCGTGTATCTTACTCCTTTGATCGCAAGGAGGCTAAGGACCACGGAGAGGGAGGCAACATTGTTGGCGCACCtctcaagggcaagaagattCTTATCGTCGACGATGTCATCACTGCTGGTACCGCTAAGCGAGAGGCTATCGACAAGATCCGAAAGGAGGGTGGTATCGTTGTTGGCATTGTCGTTGCCCTTGACCGCATGGAGAAGCTCCCTGCTATCGATGGTGACGAGACCAAGCCTGGCCCCAGCGCCATTGGCGAGTTGAGGAAGGAGTTTGACATTCCCATCTTCGCTATCTTAACCCTCGATGATATTATCGCTGGTATGAAGAGCTTTGCTTCCGAGGAGGATATCAAGCGAACTGAAGAGTACCGCCTCAAGTATAAGGCCAGTGACTAA
- the NOG1 gene encoding Nucleolar GTP-binding protein 1 (BUSCO:12239at5125) produces the protein MKTTWKDIPPVPTQQEFLDIVLSRTQRKLPTQIRAGFKISRIRAFYTRKVKFTQETFSEKFGAILESFPRLQDIHPFHKDLLNTLYDADHFRIALGQMSTAKHLIETISRDYVRLLKYGQSLFQCKQLKKAALGRMATLIKRLKDPLMYLDQVRQHLGRLPAIDPNTRTLLICGYPNVGKSSFLKSITRADVDVQPYAFTTKSLFVGHFDYKYLRFQAIDTPGILDHPLEEMNTIEMQSITAIAHLRSAILYFMDLSEQCGYTVSAQIALFKSIKPLFSNKLVFVVINKIDVTRPEDLEPSVQEELQGILKSGEVELLQLSCNTQEGVQEVKNAACERLIAERVNQKLKAGTNTSGAIGGRLADVMSRIHVAQPMGGQTLETFIPEGVKDRKKYDKEDPERRRTARDEQDENGGAGVFNVDMKADYMLANPEWKYDKIPEIYDGKNVYDFIDPDIEAKLQALEEEEEKLEAEGFYESDEDIEDDEEAEVLRKAELIREKQQLIRNEARMKKRLKNQAIIPRKSMKKPLSEFEDALDQLGVDTTDIADRARERSRGRARSRSRMGTADPDSMDVDGHTSTPRERMRSMSRPASRAPTTSRRDDGVTDDVLRSKADRIAKLNQKRMNRMARQGEGDRHTTASITKHLVVGKRGMGKTNHR, from the exons atgaagacgaccTGGAAGGACATCCCGCCGGTCCCTACCCAGCAGGAgtttctcgatatcgttctGAGCAGAACTCAGCGCAAACTTCCGACCCAAATTCGAGCCGGTTTCAAAATCAGCCGTATTCGAG CCTTCTACACTAGAAAGGTCAAGTTCACCCAGGAGACCTTTTCTGAGAAATTTGGCGCCATCCTTGAGAGTTTCCCTCGTCTTCAGGACATCCACCCGTTCCACAAGGATCTTCTCAACACACTCTACGATGCCGACCATTTCAGAATCGCCCTCGGTCAGATGTCGACTGCCAAGCACTTGATCGAGACTATCTCCCGCGATTATGTCCGTCTTCTCAAGTACGGTCAGTCGCTGTTTCAGTgcaagcagctcaagaaggctGCCCTTGGTCGCATGGCCACTCTCATCAAGCGACTCAAGGATCCCCTCATGTACCTCGACCAGGTCCGCCAGCATCTCGGTCGTCTGCCCGCGATCGACCCCAACACCCGAACACTGCTTATTTGCGGTTACCCCAACGTTGGAAAGTCCAGTTTCCTTAAGAGCATTACTCGCGCCGATGTCGATGTCCAGCCTTATGCTTTCACCACAAAGAGCCTGTTTGTCGGTCACTTCGACTACAAGTACCTCCGCTTCCAGGCCATCGATACCCCCGGTATTCTGGACCACCCTCTTGAGGAGATGAACACTATTGAGATGCAGAGTATTACTGCCATTGCTCATTTGAGATCTGCCATTTTGTATTTCATGGATCTTTCCGAGCAGTGTGGTTACACCGTTAGCGCCCAGATTGCCCTCTTCAAGAGCATCAAGCCTCTCTTCTCCAACAAGCTTGTCTTTGTTGTCATTAACAAGATTGACGTTACCCGGCCTGAGGATCTCGAGCCTTCAGTTCAGGAAGAGCTCCAGGGAATCCTCAAGTCTGGTGAGGTTGAGCTCCTTCAATTATCTTGCAACACCCAGGAGGGTGTCCAGGAGGTCAAGAACGCTGCTTGTGAGCGCTTGATCGCCGAGCGTGTCAACCAAAAGCTCAAGGCTGGTACTAACACCAGCGGCGCTATTGGTGGCCGCCTGGCCGATGTCATGTCTCGTATTCACGTCGCCCAGCCCATGGGTGGACAGACTCTCGAGACGTTCATTCCCGAGGGTGTCAAGGACCGCAAGAAGTACGATAAGGAAGACCCTGAGCGACGAAGAACCGCCAGGGATGAGCAGGATGAGAACGGTGGTGCTGGTGTGTTCAACGTTGACATGAAGGCCGACTACATGCTTGCCAACCCCGAGTGGAAGTACGACAAGATTCCCGAGATTTACGACGGAAAGAACGTCTACGATTTCATCGACCCCGATATCGAGGCCAAGCTCCAGGCTctcgaggaagaggaggagaagctcGAGGCTGAGGGCTTCTACGAGTCTGATGAAGATATtgaggacgatgaggaggCCGAGGTCCTGCGCAAGGCTGAGCTGATCCGCGAGAAGCAGCAGCTCATCCGCAACGAGGCCCGCATGAAGAAGCGTCTCAAGAACCAGGCCATCATCCCCCGCAAGTCCATGAAGAAGCCCCTTTCCGAGTTCGAGGATGCCCTTGACCAGCTCGGTGTCGACACCACCGACATTGCCGACCGTGCTCGCGAGAGGTCTCGAGGCCGCGCCCGCTCCAGGTCTCGCATGGGTACTGCGGACCCCGACTCCATGGACGTCGACGGACACACCAGCACTCCCCGCGAGCGTATGCGTTCTATGAGCCGACCCGCCAGTCGTGCTCCTACAACCAGCCGTCGTGACGACGGTGTCACAGACGATGTTCTCCGATCCAAGGCCGATCGCATTGCCAAGCTCAACCAGAAGCGCATGAACCGTATGGCCCGACAGGGAGAAGGAGATCGACACACAACTGCATCCATCACCAAGCACTTG GTCGTTGGCAAGCGTGGCATGGGCAAGACAAACCACAGGTAG
- a CDS encoding hypothetical protein (BUSCO:19090at5125), whose translation MDEIAPEYDVVVLGTGLTECILSGVLSVKGKKVLHIDRNDHYGGEAASVNLETLFKKYGNFREGEEPWKQYGRLNDWNIDLVPKFLMSSGELTNILVSTDVTRYLEFKQVAGSYVQQGASNKATVAKVPSDAAEALRSPLMGLFEKRRMKSFIEWVGSFDPKDPSTHKGLDMNNCTMKDVYDKFGLETTTKDFIGHAMALYLTDDYITTPGQAPEAIERIRLYGNSVARYGKSPYIYPLYGLGELPQGFARLSAIYGGTYMLNTNIDEVQYDGDKAIGIKATMTGVEEMKFETKAKMILGDPSYFPNKAKVVGHVLRAICILKHPLAGTNDADSAQLIIPQSQVGRKNDIYIACVSSAHNVCPKGYWIAIVSTIAETTANHHVELQAGLERLGKIEEQFMGPPIPIYEPLEDGSKDNIFISKSYDATSHFETTTDDVKDIYRRATGEELKVEGLREGIQVAEEQ comes from the exons ATGGATGAGATTGCCCCCGAATATGACGTTGTCGTGCTGGGCACTG GTTTGACCGAGTGTATCCTTTCTGG TGTTCTGAgtgtcaagggcaagaaggtcCTACACATCGACCGAAACGACCACTATGGCGG AGAGGCCGCTTCTGTGAACCTTGAGACT CTCTTCAAGAAGTACGGAAACTTCCGTGAGGGCGAGGAGCCCTGGAAGCAATATGGCCGCCTCAACGACTGGAACATCGATCTCGTTCCCAAGTTCCTCATGTCCTCGGGCGAGTTGACCAACATTCTCGTCTCTACCGATGTCACGCGATACCTAGAGTTCAAGCAAGTTGCTGGCAGCTATGTCCAGCAGGGTGCCTCCAACAAGGCCACCGTCGCCAAGGTTCCCTCTGATGCCGCTGAGGCCTTGCGATCCCCTCTTATGGGACTCTTCGAGAAGCGACGCATGAAGTCCTTCATTGAGTGGGTTGGCAGCTTCGACCCGAAGGATCCTAGCACACACAAAG GTCTTGACATGAACAACTGCACAATGAAGGACGTCTATGACAAGTTTGGCCTCGAGACAACCACCAAGGACTTCATCGGCCACGCTATGGCTCTGTACCTCACTGACGACTACATCACCACCCCTGGCCAGGCCCCCGAGGCTATTGAGCGCATTCGTCTCTACGGAAACTCTGTTGCTCGATACGGAAAGTCTCCTTACATCTACCCTCTCTACGGTCTTGGCGAGCTTCCCCAGGGTTTCGCCCGCCTGTCTGCCATTTACGGTGGCACTTACATgctcaacaccaacattGACGAGGTTCAGTACGATGGTGACAAGGCTATTGGCATCAAGGCCACTATGACTGGTGTCGAGGAGATGAAATTCGagaccaaggccaagatgatCCTCGGTGACCCCTCCTACTTCCCcaacaaggccaaggttgTTGGCCACGTTCTCCGAGCTATCTGCATCTTGAAGCACCCTCTTGCTGGCACCAACGATGCCGACTCCGCCCAGCTTATCATACCCCAATCTCAAGTTGGCCGAAAGAACG ACATCTACATCGCTTGTGTTTCTTCCGCTCATAACGTCTGCCCCAAGGGCTACTGGATTGCTATTGTCTCAACCATTGCTGAGACCACAGCTAACCACCACGTCGAGCTCCAGGCTGGTCTGGAACGTCTTGGCAAGATTGAGGAGCAGTTCATG GGCCCTCCTATCCCTATTTACGAGCCTCTTGAGGATGGTTCCAAGGACAACATCTTTATTTCCAAGAGCTACGATGCTACTAGCCACTTCGAGACAACCACGGACGACGTCAAGGATATCTACCGCCGCGCCACCGGCGAGGAGCTCAAGGTTGAGGGTTTGAGGGAAGGTATCCAGGTTGCTGAGGAGCAGTAA